A stretch of DNA from Streptomyces xanthii:
TGGAGGACGGGGCGCGGGCGGTCGGGGTGTGCGCGCGGTTCGGGGCTCCCGTGCTCTCGCGCGGCGGCGGCACCAGCCTGGCGGGGCAGGCGACGAACGCCGCGGTGGTCCTCGACTGGACCAAGTACTGCGACGCGCTGGCCTCGGTCGATCCGCGGGCCCGTACGTGCGTGGTGGAGCCCGGGATCGTCCTGGACACGCTCAACGGGCGGCTCGCGGAGCACGGGCTGCGGTTCGGCCCCGAGCCCGCCACGCACACTCACTGCACGCTCGGCGGGATGATCGGGAACAACTCGTGCGGCGCGTCGGCGCAGGCCTACGGCAAGACCGCGGACAACGTGCGCCGGCTCGAGGTCCTGACGGCGGACGGCACCCGCATGTGGGTGGGTCCGGCCGGCCGGGCCGAGCGCGCCCGGATCGCCGCCGGGGGCGGGCGCCGGGCGGAGATCCACGCGGGTCTCGAACGGCTCCGGGACACGTATCTGGCGGACATCCGCCGCTCCTTCCCCGACATCCCGCGCCGGGTGTCGGGCTACAACCTCGACGCGCTGCTGCCCGAGAACGGCTTCGACGTGGCGAAGGCCCTGGTCGGCAGCGAGGGCACGCTCGTGACGGTGCTGCGCGCCGAGCTGGACCTGGTCCCCGTGCCGCCCTGCCAGTCCCTGCTCGTCCTCGGCTACGAGGACATCTGCCGGGCCGCCGACGAGGTGCCCGAACTGCTGCGGCACTGCTCCCCCGCCCAACTGGAGGCGCTCGACGGCCGCATGGCCGAGCTGATGCGCGAGGAGGGCGCCCACCTCGACGCGCTCGACGCCCTCCCGGCGGGCGACAGCTGGCTGATGCTGCAGTTCGCCGGAGACACCCGCGAGGAGGTCGACGAGCAGGCCTACGCGCTGCTGCGGGATCTGGGCCGCGGCGAGGACGACGACACCGTCGCTTTCTCGGACGAGCCGGAGCGCGAGCACCGCATGCTGAAGGCGCGGGAGGCCGGGCTCGGGGTGACGGCCCGCCCGCCCGACGACCGGGAGACGTGGGAGGGCTGGGAGGACTCGGCGGTGCCGCCCGACCGGCTCGGCGCCTATCTCCGCGACCTGAAGAGCCTGTTCGCCGAGTTCGGCTACGACCACCCGTCGCTGTACGGGCACTTCGGGCACGGCTGTGTGCACACGCGGATCCCGTTCGACCTGCGCGGCGCGGGCGGGATCGCGGACTTCCGCCGGTTCCTGGAGCGCGCCGCCGACCTCGTCGTGTCGTACGGCGGTTCGCTGTCCGGGGAGCACGGGGACGGGCAGGCGCGGGGCGAACTGCTGACGCGGATGTTCGGGGAGCGGATCGTCGCCGCGTTCGGCGAGCTCAAGGCGCTGTTCGATCCGGACGGACTGATGAACCCGGGCAAGGTCGTCGACCCGCGGCCGGTCGACGGTCAGCTCCGCCTGGGTTCCGCGTGGCGCCCCGCGGACCCGGAGACCCGCTTCGCGTACCCCGACGACGAGCACTCCTTCGGGCGGGCCGTCCTGCGCTGTGTCGGCATCGGCAACTGCCGCAGCGCGCACGGCGGCGTCATGTGTCCCTCGTACCGTGCGACGAAGGAGGAGGAGCACTCCACGCGCGGCCGGGCCCG
This window harbors:
- a CDS encoding FAD-binding and (Fe-S)-binding domain-containing protein, producing MHASQAAPAGLRGLESALRETVAGEVRFDAGSRGAYSTDGSNYRQVPIGVVVPRSVEDGARAVGVCARFGAPVLSRGGGTSLAGQATNAAVVLDWTKYCDALASVDPRARTCVVEPGIVLDTLNGRLAEHGLRFGPEPATHTHCTLGGMIGNNSCGASAQAYGKTADNVRRLEVLTADGTRMWVGPAGRAERARIAAGGGRRAEIHAGLERLRDTYLADIRRSFPDIPRRVSGYNLDALLPENGFDVAKALVGSEGTLVTVLRAELDLVPVPPCQSLLVLGYEDICRAADEVPELLRHCSPAQLEALDGRMAELMREEGAHLDALDALPAGDSWLMLQFAGDTREEVDEQAYALLRDLGRGEDDDTVAFSDEPEREHRMLKAREAGLGVTARPPDDRETWEGWEDSAVPPDRLGAYLRDLKSLFAEFGYDHPSLYGHFGHGCVHTRIPFDLRGAGGIADFRRFLERAADLVVSYGGSLSGEHGDGQARGELLTRMFGERIVAAFGELKALFDPDGLMNPGKVVDPRPVDGQLRLGSAWRPADPETRFAYPDDEHSFGRAVLRCVGIGNCRSAHGGVMCPSYRATKEEEHSTRGRARLLFEMLDGHADSAIMDGWRSTEVRDALDLCLSCKGCRSDCPTGVDMATYKAEFLSHHYAGRLRPMAHYSLGWLPVWARLARLSPPLVNAALHAPGLARAGKRLAGVDTARPAPVFARRTFTQAWRERGGPAPDPADPRTVVLWPDTFTDSFHPAIAHAAVRVLADAGFRVAVPERPVCCGLTWISTGQLGVAQRVLRHTLDVLRPYVEAGTPVVGLEPSCAAVFRSDAPELLPGDEDVRRLAGRFRTFAEQMVDHAPGWRPPALNRRATVQTHCHQHAVLGDDADRELMRRAHLLADILDEGCCGLAGNFGFERGHHEVSAAVAEQGVLPAVRAASPGSLLLADGFSCRTQIEQGGTGRRALHLAEVLALGLDGNLPSERPERLADRPSGPSPAARRAPAVAAGALAAGAGLAGARMLRRRP